CTTGTGATTACCACACCACTTTTCTCTATGGTTTGACTAATCGTAACTTGAGACTCTCTTATGTATTGAGATTCTGAGTCGTTTTTATATCCAAAAGGAGCGATTTGTGCAAGAAAGATGGAGAAGTTACAATCGAACTCCTTACGCCATTGTGCTGCTAAATCCTTAAATAGAGAGATATACTGCTTTGGTTTGTGTCTGTCCGATTCTCCTTGATACCATAACATCCCTTGGATGGTATAAGGGGTCAATGGTCGAATCATTGCGTTATACAAAGCGGTAGGAACATCGTTGTTCCATCTTGTAAATTTCAGGTTATCTGTCTTGATATTATCATATTTAGCCAAATTTTCTTTGCTAATCCACGAGGAGATATAGCTTCCTCCAAAGGAGCTGTGAATAACACCAATAGGTACATTTAAAGTCTCCTGCAGTTGCAAGGCAAACATATACGCAATGGCACTGGTCTTTGCTGCAGTATTTGGAGTAGATACCTGCCACTGTTCTTTGGATAGCAGTGTGTCTGAAGGAGTGAGCGAAGCAATGTTATCCACATCAAAGATACGTATTTGTGGGTTGTTTGCTCTCTTCAGCACCTCTTGTCTTCTGTAGGTATAACTACCATATTTCCCCTCTAATTTAAAAAACATATTGGATTGTCCAGAAAAGAGCCACACTTCTCCCATCAAAATATCCTCGTATACAATCTTCTCTTTTGCCGATTGTATGGTAATATTATATGGACCACCTGCACTAGTAGTCTCTATTTCAAAAAGCCACTTCCCATCTTCTCCTACTTCTGAGGTATAGTGTTTTTTATTCCACGAAGAGGTTAGTGTTATCTTCTTATTTGGTTTTCCCCATCCCCATATTTTGACAAGGGTATCTCTTTGGAGAACCATGTGAGAGCCGAGTACTTGAGGCGTTTTTAGTTTGTTGGCAAAGCTCGTATTAAAGGCAAACATAATGATGAATGCCAATATCAATCTTTTCATCTTATTTATATGTTTTATGGTTATCTTTCAATGATTGTTTCGATTTCGCTAGGATATGGTACTGGGCTTCCATCCTTTGCAAATGTTGGCATCTGGGCATCTACCTCTTTTAGATATTTGGTTAGTTTTGTAGCCATCTTTTTAGTTCTTTTTGGTTGTTGGCTTGCCAAATTGTAGTGTTCGCCTATATCGTTGGTGATATTGAATAGTTCAAATCGTTGATCTGTGTGGTAATAGATTAGTTTCCAATCGCCTTCTCTAATAGCACTATAGAATGAAATACCTGGTCCTTGTGGTCCCCATGAATTAGGGAAGTGCCAGTAGAAAGCACGATCTTTGTTCTTTGATTTTTTTCCTTCTAGTTCCGAAACAAAACTTAAACCATCTATTGGTTGCTTCTTATTCTCTTTGTATGAGATGTTTGCCATCTCTAAGATAGTAGGATAGAAGTCTTCGATAATTACTGATTGGTTACATTTTGTATTTGGAGTGGTGACCCCAGGCCATTTTACGATCATTGGCTCTCGTATTCCTCCCTCGTGAATAGATCCTTTACCACTAGAAAGAGGTAAGTTGTGGGTGTTTGCTAGTCCTCCACGAGCATGAGCACTCAATCCTCCATTATCGGACATAAAGATCACAATAGTGTTTTTGTCTAATTTATGGCGTTTAAGATATTTCATAATGTCTCCCAAGCTTTTATCCATCCCCTCTACCATCGAAGCATATTTGGCTTCAATCGGGCTTAATCCTCTTTGGATATATTTCTCTTCATATCTGTCGTCACCAGTGATGGGCGCATGCACAGCATAGTGTGACATATAAAGGAAGAAAGGTTTGTTCTTTGGGACTGAGTCATGAACCACTTTCAGTGCTTTTTGTGTCAACGCCTCCGTTAAGAAGATATCTTGACCATTAAATTCCTCTAAGCCAGGAATATTCCATATCGAATTTGGGTTGTTTACTTTTGCAAAATTCTCCTTCCCAAGGTATGATGCTGGTCCACCGCCTGCAAATCCTGCAATGTTCACATCAAAACCGACATTTTGTGGATTTTCTGTTGGGGTTCCGACTGCTCCAAAGTGTGCTTTCCCGCAGTGGATGGTATAATATCCATTGTCTTTAAGAAGTTTCGGTAGGGGTTGAGGAGTATAGACTGCATTATTTAGATCTTCGGATATTGCAATACCATTATAGTTCCATTTAGGGATCTTCAAACCTTTAACGGTATTGGTGTTCATCTTATCTTTATATAGTGTCCAGTTGGTTACTCTATGTCGAGCAGCATTCATACCAGTCATCAAACTGACCCTCGTTGGAGAACAGATGGCACATGCATAAGCTTGTGTAAACATTACTCCTTGTTCGGCAAGTTTCTCCATGTTTGGAGTGTGAAACTGCTCATTTAGATACGTCTTTTTATCCCAAAAAGGTAAGGAAGTGTCTTGCCATCCCATGTCATCGACCATGAAAAGAACAATATTGGGTCTTTCTGGAGTAGCCGGTTTATTGGCAAGTGCAAGTGTAGGTAGAAGTAGAGGCACAA
The Prolixibacteraceae bacterium DNA segment above includes these coding regions:
- a CDS encoding sialate O-acetylesterase, with protein sequence MKRLILAFIIMFAFNTSFANKLKTPQVLGSHMVLQRDTLVKIWGWGKPNKKITLTSSWNKKHYTSEVGEDGKWLFEIETTSAGGPYNITIQSAKEKIVYEDILMGEVWLFSGQSNMFFKLEGKYGSYTYRRQEVLKRANNPQIRIFDVDNIASLTPSDTLLSKEQWQVSTPNTAAKTSAIAYMFALQLQETLNVPIGVIHSSFGGSYISSWISKENLAKYDNIKTDNLKFTRWNNDVPTALYNAMIRPLTPYTIQGMLWYQGESDRHKPKQYISLFKDLAAQWRKEFDCNFSIFLAQIAPFGYKNDSESQYIRESQVTISQTIEKSGVVITSDVGEKGNIHPHEKGPISDRFVNLALHRVYNMTAIDDQGPTYKNATTKKGRMILEFTHCNEGMVCKNGKLTNFTIAGKDKKFYPAEAKIIGWNKIAVSSDKVKRPVAVRYGWSNFFKGDIYDANKLPLSSFRTDQWDTYKDKKESK
- a CDS encoding sulfatase, with product MKQLREVTKKALLVPLLLPTLALANKPATPERPNIVLFMVDDMGWQDTSLPFWDKKTYLNEQFHTPNMEKLAEQGVMFTQAYACAICSPTRVSLMTGMNAARHRVTNWTLYKDKMNTNTVKGLKIPKWNYNGIAISEDLNNAVYTPQPLPKLLKDNGYYTIHCGKAHFGAVGTPTENPQNVGFDVNIAGFAGGGPASYLGKENFAKVNNPNSIWNIPGLEEFNGQDIFLTEALTQKALKVVHDSVPKNKPFFLYMSHYAVHAPITGDDRYEEKYIQRGLSPIEAKYASMVEGMDKSLGDIMKYLKRHKLDKNTIVIFMSDNGGLSAHARGGLANTHNLPLSSGKGSIHEGGIREPMIVKWPGVTTPNTKCNQSVIIEDFYPTILEMANISYKENKKQPIDGLSFVSELEGKKSKNKDRAFYWHFPNSWGPQGPGISFYSAIREGDWKLIYYHTDQRFELFNITNDIGEHYNLASQQPKRTKKMATKLTKYLKEVDAQMPTFAKDGSPVPYPSEIETIIER